Proteins encoded by one window of Haematobia irritans isolate KBUSLIRL chromosome 2, ASM5000362v1, whole genome shotgun sequence:
- the LOC142224940 gene encoding uncharacterized protein LOC142224940, whose amino-acid sequence MVFEYRVDPTITDDEKLLMANKLLSSTDEPSEQARQNPNTWPINNNLQEGLKIIKTLKVVNDMAERGIKLITDFNDLLTNDKEQKQYVLQIVFSKNHLPRRNLNRFHGIKSRYSHGLFQKRKTDPGQIVVGSGRETECLWPSTKSIPEWRKTWTDWRRHIKSKLAHNKAECRKTGGGQVNKYILSSLEEGVAVLCGLYVAVDGIKSAKVFGGSGKENEKPSTSTASSNDEYMQDAVTEILEQRCTVPNGPQSTQAKEFNVAMEDDSLTLPMDSDAEFEESENLLINDGARIRKDIALSLNQ is encoded by the exons ATGGTATTTGAATACAGAGTTGATCCCACCATTACAGACGATGAAAAGTTATTAATGGCTAATAAATTGCTCAGTAGCACAGATGAACCATCAGAGcaagctag ACAAAATCCAAACACCTGGCCTATAAATAATAACTTGCAAGAAGGTTTGAAAATTATCAAAACATTAAAAGTAGTAAATGATATGGCTGAGCGTGGTATTAAATTAATAACTGACTTCAACGACCTTCTGACAAATGATAAAGAACAAAAGCAATATGTCCTGCAAATT GTCTTCTCGAAAAACCATCTACCACGACGAAATCTTAATAGATTTCATGGAATCAAATCCAGATATAGCCATGGGCTattccaaaaaagaaaaactgacCCAGGACAAATTGTGGTCGGATCTGGCCGAGAAACTGAATGCCTGTGGCCAAGTACTAAAAGTATACCGGAGTGGAGAAAA ACCTGGACCGACTGGAGACGGCATATAAAATCTAAATTAGCCCACAACAAGGCAGAATGTCGCAAAACTGGAGGAGGACAAGTtaacaaatatattttgtcaTCATTGGAGGAAGGCGTAGCAGTTCTATGTGGTTTATATGTAGCTGTTGATGGTATAAAAAGTGCAAAAGTATTCGGAGGAAGTGGAAAAGAAAATGAGAAGCCATCAACGTCAACTGCAAGTTCCAATGATGAATACATGCAAGATGCCGTAACAGAAATACTGGAGCAGAGATGTACGGTCCCTAACGGCCCCCAATCAACACAGGCCAAAGAG TTTAATGTGGCTATGGAAGACGATTCTTTAACTTTACCTATGGATAGTGATGCCGAATTTGAGGAATCGGAAAATTTACTCATCAACGATGGTGCAAGAATTCGAAAAGATATTGCCCTCTCGTTAAACCaataa
- the LOC142224941 gene encoding uncharacterized protein LOC142224941, producing MKDTTLSESSFSITVPTNKLPRLKLPSFNGKYSEYKNFITSFKQIIDREHGLSNIEKFNHLINCLQGHALETVKAFQITNENYPKALERLKSRYDNNTLIFMENISTLFELPDVSKPNSGQLRSLVDNVSSLYSSLQSLGSDKDIVNAMLIHIAMQKVDGDTKRKWKDSLDFSQLPTWDDCSKVLERRCQYLESLDTNTTSRRPEHHSGKSSQKQSKQGYSFSCTKRVCALCSKSDHYIAQCQRFKNMDVPLRFENAKKLGLCINCLAKGHQVTNCTSSFKCKTCSRSHHTMLHRSQLGPRSTTPEPTPSTSSAVTNNTSASVHTHMEGSSPHILLATAMVVVKDDSGSYKLGRALLDSCSQVNFVTDEFAHRLKLQRVKKSVEISSIGSTCTKIKHKCFTTVKSRISDYEVPLSFCITPHISYQPDSELYVSTWNLPPNTQLADESFFKSKKIDLLIGTETFFDILSVGQIKLGPDLPKLQKTLFGWIVTGKYNAARDNNFNLSYLLSIEEEININLEHLWKIEEINDNVSEFTPEQMECEKFFQNTVSRESSGRIVVKLPFKEPSNSLGASRNTALQRFASLERRLNRDADLKAKYVSFMKEYEDSGHMSLVKNPKLHEPHYYIPHHCVFKPNSTSTKLRVVFDASCPTANHKSLNEILMVGPTIQEELFLLLLRFRLYRFALTADIVKMYRQVLVDQRDRRFQSAPFLAVRSLHYIADEILDRFELGAKAIKTSFYVDDFLGGAETIEELTELKYQVTEILKMACFELDKWHSNHKSFRNDKTVKDLNLDESSVTSALGISWDQQTDNFLFSFSPKSYPGSVTKRTILSLSSSLFDPLGFLAPLIIKAKIILQELWILNIGWDESIPQDLHIAWINLVHDFELLSSLQISRYCLSPNPISIQLHGVKTMSGKVHSQLYTAKSRVAPTKRKSLPNLELCGAQLLSRLISEIQDSTSGCNWRHVPSSLNPADIVSRGSTVQELQSSIWFSGPDFLTQEYEKWPPNRCDEIDHEIVNKEKRKTTLNLQLQPNRVSQFVENCSSYIKFIRVVAWIFRFFYKLSSSKSTFATTETLQPQELDRAVLSIVWNIQQTHFKDDIKRSLKKQDPEGSLKCLNPFIDSSSGIDILKVGGRLELADIPEAQKHPIILPKDNNFVVCYVRHLHIKNYHAGPKALVSLTRMRYWIINLRSLCRKIVNSCPHCIRYRPKLLQQLMSNLPVDRLNPSRVFAKCAVDFCGPVNTYLRIRGKIPYKTYIAVFVCLTTKAVHIEAVSDLSTDAFIAALKRMIGRRGLPTDIYCDNVTNFVGANSKMKDLKIFLFDQNHQNEIVNYCANEFVNFHFIPPRAPHFGGLWEAAVKSAKGHLNRTLSNARLTFEELVTALVEIESILNSRPISPMSSDPSDFEALTPGHIITGSALRSLPEREVTSINISNLEHWAQITAIKQRFWKKWSHEYINALQVRNKWTASVSNIAIGSLVLVHEDNIPPQKWLMGRIINAVPGRDGRIRVADVNTTKGVIRRPIHKLALLLN from the exons ATGAAGGACACAACATTGTCTGAATCATCATTTTCCATAACTGTACCAACAAATAAACTCCCTCGTCTAAAATTACCTAGCTTTAATGGGAAATACAGTgagtacaaaaatttcattacctcttttaaacaaattatcGATCGTGAACATGGGCTCTCCaacatcgaaaaattcaaccacttGATAAACTGCCTCCAAGGGCATGCTCTCGAAACTGTGAAAGCATTTCAAATCACCAATGAAAATTATCCCAAGGCTTTAGAACGTTTAAAATCTCGCTACGACAACAATACattgatttttatggaaaatatttcaacTCTTTTTGAACTTCCTGATGTCTCAAAGCCAAATTCTGGTCAATTAAGAAGCCTTGTGGATAATGTTTCATCGCTTTACAGTTCATTACAATCGCTTGGTTCGGATAAAGATATTGTCAACGCAATGCTGATTCATATTGCTATGCAAAAGGTTGATGGCGATACCAAACGCAAATGGAAAGACTCTCTCGACTTTAGCCAATTGCCAACTTGGGATGATTGTTCCAAGGTTCTTGAAAGAAGATGCCAATATTTAGAATCACTTGACACAAACACAACTTCTCGTCGTCCGGAACACCATTCTGGAAAATCTTCGCAAAAGCAATCCAAACAAGGATATTCTTTCTCGTGTACAAAACGTGTTTGTGCCCTTTGTTCTAAATCTGATCATTACATAGCTCAATGCCAACGCTTTAAAAATATGGATGTGCCCCTTAGGTTTGAAAATGCCAAAAAACTTGGTCTTTGCATTAATTGTCTTGCTAAAGGTCATCAAGTGACTAATTGTACATCATCGTTTAAATGCAAAACCTGTTCTCGATCGCATCACACCATGCTTCATCGGTCCCAGTTGGGTCCAAGATCCACTACTCCAGAGCCAACGCCATCCACCTCCAGCGCTGTCACTAACAATACATCTGCCTCCGTCCATACACACATGGAAGGGTCGTCTCCTCATATACTTCTCGCAACTGCAATGGTTGTCGTTAAAGACGATTCTGGCTCATATAAGTTAGGAAGGGCTCTTCTAGATTCTTGTTCACAAGTAAATTTCGTCACAGATGAATTTGCACATCGTCTGAAACTACAACGGGTTAAAAAATCAGTTGAAATTTCTAGCATTGGAAGCACTTGTACAAAAATCAAGCATAAGTGTTTCACAACTGTTAAATCTCGGATTTCTGACTATGAAGTGCCACTTTCCTTTTGTATCACACCACACATATCGTATCAACCTGATTCGGAACTGTATGTCTCAACATGGAATCTGCCTCCTAATACACAGCTTGCCGatgaaagtttctttaaatctaAGAAAATCGATTTGCTCATTGGTACAGaaacatttttcgatattttgtcaGTTGGTCAAATCAAACTTGGCCCAGATCtaccaaaactacaaaaaactttatttgggtggattgtcaCTGGCAAATATAATGCTGCCAGGGACAATAACTTCAATTTATCATATTTACTTTCAATTGAAGAAGAAATTAACATTAATTTGGAACATCTTTGGAAAATTGAGGAAATCAACGACAACGTAAGCGAATTCACACCAGAACAAATGGAATGTgagaaattctttcaaaatactGTGTCTCGTGAATCATCAGGTAGAATTGTTGTTAAGCTACCATTTAAGGAACCTTCTAATTCTCTTGGTGCCTCTCGCAATACTGCATTACAACGTTTTGCTTCTCTAGAACGGCGTCTTAACCGCGATGCAGATTTGAAAGCAAAGTATGTCTCGTTCATGAAGGAGTACGAAGATTCGGGACACATGAGCCTGgtgaaaaatccaaaattacATGAACCACACTATTACATTCCTCATCACTGCGTCTTCAAACCAAATAGTACGTCGACTAAACTTCGTGTCGTTTTTGACGCCTCTTGCCCCACAGCAAATCACAAAtcgttaaatgaaattttaatggtTGGCCCTACAATTCAAGAAGAACTGTTTTTGCTGCTTTTACGTTTTCGCTTGTATCGTTTCGCCCTCACTGCTGATATTGTAAAAATGTATCGGCAAGTTTTGGTTGATCAGAGGGATCGTAGATTTCAAT CTGCCCCTTTTCTCGCGGTTCGCTCATTGCATTATATTGCTGATGAAATTTTGGATCGTTTTGAGCTTGGCGCAAAGGCTATTAAAACTTCTTTCTATGTTGATGATTTTCTTGGAGGTGCTGAAACTATCGAAGAACTAACCGAACTGAAGTACCAAGttactgaaattttgaaaatggctTGTTTCGAATTGGATAAATGGCATTCAAATCATAAGAGCTTTCGCAATGATAAAACGGTTAAAGATTTGAATTTGGACGAGTCCTCAGTTACAAGTGCATTGGGAATTTCTTGGGACCAACAAACAGACAATTTCTTATTTTCGTTCTCGCCCAAGTCTTATCCTGGATCAGTAACAAAACGCACAATTTTGTCACTCTCGTCTTCGCTTTTCGACCCTCTTGGATTTCTGGCACCTCTTATAATAAAAGCCAAAATTATCCTTCAAGAACTATGGATACTCAACATTGGCTGGGATGAATCTATTCCACAAGACTTACACATTGCTTGGATAAATTTAGTTCATGATTTCGAGTTGCTGTCGTCTCTTCAAATTTCTCGCTATTGTTTGTCACCCAATCCAATTTCCATCCAATTGCATGG AGTCAAAACTATGTCTGGTAAAGTGCATTCACAACTTTATACAGCTAAATCTAGAGTTGCCCCAACCAAACGAAAGTCGTTGCCGAATTTAGAACTCTGTGGAGCGCAACTTTTGTCTCGATT AATTTCTGAAATACAAGATTCTACGAGTGGTTGTAACTGGCGCCATGTACCTTCTAGTTTGAATCCTGCTGATATTGTCTCGAGGGGATCTACTGTTCAAGAACTACAATCATCAATTTGGTTTTCTGGTCCAGATTTTCTTACTCAGGAGTATGAGAAATGGCCTCCAAACAGGTGTGATGAAATTgaccatgaaatcgtgaacaaaGAGAAACGGAAAACTACTCTGAATCTTCAGTTACAACCCAACAGAGTttcacaatttgttgaaaattgcagctcatatataaaatttattcgaGTTGTTGCCTGGATATTTCGCTTTTTCTACAAATTGTCGTcttcaaaatcgacttttgcCACTACTGAAACCTTACAACCACAAGAACTAGATCGCGCTGTTCTGTCTATTGTGTGGAATATTCAACAAACACATTTTAAAGATGATATAAAGCGTTCATTAAAGAAACAAGACCCTGAAGGTTCCCTAAAATGTCTCAACCCGTTTATTGACTCCTCAAGTGGCATAGATATTCTGAAGGTTGGAGGTCGATTGGAATTGGCTGATATTCCTGAGGCACAAAAGCATCCAATTATTTTGCCAAAGGACAACAACTTTGTTGTTTGTTACGTTCGCCATCttcatatcaaaaattatcACGCTGGCCCAAAGGCTTTGGTTTCGCTGACCCGAATGCGCTACTGGATAATCAACTTACGAAGTCTTTGCCGCAAGATCGTTAACTCATGTCCCCATTGCATTCGCTATCGGCCAAAACTTCTGCAACAACTGATGTCGAATTTGCCTGTGGATCGTCTTAACCCATCCAGAGTTTTTGCGAAATGTGCCGTGGATTTCTGTGGTCCTGTCAACACTTACTTGCGCATTCGAGGTAAAATACCGTATAAAACTTACATCGCTGTTTTTGTTTGTCTCACAACAAAAGCTGTCCACATCGAAGCTGTTTCCGATTTGTCAACAGACGCTTTCATCGCAGCGCTTAAAAGAATGATTGGTCGAAGAGGTTTACCGACGGACATCTATTGCGACAATGTCACTAATTTTGTCGGTGCGAACTCAAAAATGAAGGACctgaaaatttttctctttgATCAAAATCATCAAAATGAAATAGTTAACTATTGTGCCAATGAATtcgtaaattttcatttcattccgCCACGTGCGCCCCATTTTGGCGGACTATGGGAGGCTGCCGTCAAATCAGCCAAAGGTCACTTGAATCGAACCCTTTCGAACGCTCGACTAACGTTTGAAGAACTTGTCACAGCACTAGTCGAAATTGAATCCATTTTAAACTCAAGGCCGATTTCCCCGATGTCATCTGACCCCAGCGATTTTGAAGCCCTCACTCCAGGCCACATCATCACTGGCAGTGCCTTACGCTCTCTACCTGAACGTGAAGTCACATCAATCAATATTAGCAACCTGGAACACTGGGCTCAGATTACAGCAATAAAACaacgattttggaagaaatggtCTCATGAATACATTAATGCACTGCAAGTTAGAAATAAATGGACTGCCTCTGTCTCAAACATCGCTATTGGTTCTTTGGTTTTGGTTCACGAAGATAACATTCCTCCTCAAAAATGGCTCATGGGAAGAATCATCAACGCTGTTCCTGGCCGAGACGGACGCATTCGAGTCGCCGATGTCAACACCACAAAGGGAGTTATACGCCGACCTATTCACAAACTCGCTTTGCTATTAAATTGA